From Deltaproteobacteria bacterium, one genomic window encodes:
- a CDS encoding ATP-binding protein codes for MIFLIGPRQVGKTTLAKSMIPDLKPGFNYFNWDLTSDRKFLATQLFPGKINLKEPGRGVLVFDEIHKYPRWKNTLKGLFDSNEPDTHWIITGSAALNVYRKGQDSLLGRSFLYLLCPFSVAEITGSPVIQSDPTAHLLNLKMSKPDNETQEAFDSLMRFGGFPEPFLKATESFLARWRTSRLERLINQDLGMTEHLKHLPILEQLMFLLPERVGSPLSLNSLREDLEIHHATAKHWIELLERVFYGFAVRPYTGKLSRALKKEPKWYLWDWSEIADKGKRFENMMAVHLMKFVQYINNMGLGNLSLHYVKDKEKREADFLIVNEKKPVLLIECKSKIKTVSESLRYFAHHLRVPRVMQLSMDSQESWLTEDKSIKREVASAATFLKQLI; via the coding sequence ATGATCTTTCTGATTGGTCCCAGACAGGTCGGCAAAACGACACTCGCGAAGTCAATGATTCCTGATCTAAAACCCGGTTTTAATTATTTCAATTGGGACTTGACCTCGGACAGAAAATTTTTGGCCACACAATTGTTCCCCGGAAAAATCAATCTTAAGGAGCCGGGGCGCGGCGTATTGGTCTTCGATGAAATCCACAAATACCCACGATGGAAAAACACGCTCAAGGGGCTTTTCGACAGCAACGAACCCGACACGCATTGGATCATCACTGGAAGCGCCGCACTCAACGTTTATCGCAAGGGACAGGATTCACTCCTTGGGCGGAGTTTCCTATATCTGCTCTGTCCCTTTTCCGTCGCCGAAATCACCGGTTCTCCCGTCATCCAATCCGACCCCACGGCCCATTTGTTGAATCTAAAAATGTCCAAACCGGACAACGAGACACAGGAAGCCTTTGATAGCTTGATGCGATTCGGCGGATTTCCTGAACCCTTTTTGAAGGCGACGGAATCTTTTCTCGCAAGATGGCGCACCTCCCGCCTTGAAAGACTTATCAATCAGGATTTGGGCATGACCGAACATCTGAAGCATCTTCCAATTTTGGAACAACTCATGTTTTTGCTTCCTGAAAGAGTTGGAAGTCCGCTTTCACTAAACAGTCTTCGCGAGGATCTTGAAATCCACCATGCCACGGCAAAACACTGGATAGAGCTTTTGGAGCGCGTTTTCTACGGCTTCGCCGTTCGTCCCTACACGGGAAAACTTTCTAGAGCACTGAAAAAAGAACCCAAATGGTATCTGTGGGACTGGAGCGAAATCGCCGATAAGGGGAAGCGTTTTGAAAATATGATGGCCGTCCATTTGATGAAATTCGTCCAGTACATTAACAACATGGGACTCGGAAATCTCTCACTGCACTACGTAAAGGATAAAGAAAAAAGAGAGGCTGATTTCCTTATTGTGAATGAAAAAAAACCGGTTTTGCTTATCGAATGCAAATCAAAAATCAAAACGGTGTCCGAATCCCTGCGGTATTTTGCTCATCATTTGCGCGTCCCGCGGGTTATGCAACTCTCCATGGATTCACAAGAATCATGGCTGACGGAGGACAAAAGCATAAAAAGAGAAGTAGCCTCCGCGGCGACCTTCCTGAAACAATTGATCTGA
- the rimI gene encoding ribosomal protein S18-alanine N-acetyltransferase: protein MTILRVSIRPFQIQDLDAICEIEQKVFTTPWSRQSFLDCARWSEFWFYVAVWDEKIVGYFITQVVGEEAELYNIAVDPSFHDQGIGKKLMEFFLEKGSEENVENIFLMVRPSNVAAIKLYENFEFSLFDRRKKYYQDNQEDALIFYRRMPKIIPVC, encoded by the coding sequence ATGACAATTTTGCGGGTTTCCATACGCCCCTTTCAAATTCAGGATCTTGATGCGATTTGCGAGATTGAGCAAAAAGTTTTTACCACGCCTTGGTCTCGACAATCTTTTTTGGATTGCGCGCGGTGGTCGGAGTTTTGGTTTTATGTTGCCGTGTGGGACGAAAAAATTGTCGGCTATTTCATAACACAAGTTGTTGGTGAGGAGGCGGAACTTTATAACATTGCCGTAGATCCTTCTTTTCATGATCAAGGTATTGGAAAAAAGTTGATGGAGTTTTTTTTGGAGAAGGGGAGCGAAGAAAATGTAGAAAATATTTTTCTGATGGTGCGTCCTTCCAATGTTGCGGCTATCAAATTATATGAAAATTTTGAATTTTCTCTGTTCGATCGCCGAAAAAAGTATTATCAGGACAATCAAGAAGATGCCTTGATTTTTTACAGGAGAATGCCTAAAATTATTCCCGTATGCTAA
- a CDS encoding HNH endonuclease, whose protein sequence is MLNTAVLVLNRSFLPVHITSVKRAFCLLYRGVAKAVDEQYQTFDFRSWAELSEAVHQDEMMGLVGRTIRIPRVILLTAFDRLPKREVRFSRLNIMIRDNYTCQYCARRLKRSRLNLDHVVPRSRGGKTTWDNVVTSCHECNFKKGGMLPKEAGLRLARSPYRPNTFPFSLLLTKPNLHHAWRPFLNIVDFSYWNVELEP, encoded by the coding sequence ATGCTAAACACGGCCGTCTTGGTTTTGAATCGCTCCTTTTTGCCAGTCCACATCACTTCCGTTAAACGTGCCTTTTGTCTCTTATACCGCGGCGTTGCCAAAGCGGTGGATGAACAATACCAGACATTTGATTTTCGCAGTTGGGCGGAACTCTCCGAGGCTGTGCATCAAGATGAAATGATGGGGCTCGTGGGGCGCACAATTCGTATTCCGCGCGTGATTCTTTTAACCGCGTTTGACCGGCTTCCAAAACGTGAGGTTCGTTTTTCACGACTCAATATTATGATTCGCGATAATTACACCTGCCAATATTGCGCCCGGCGTTTGAAAAGAAGCCGTCTCAATTTGGATCATGTCGTTCCGCGTTCCCGTGGCGGAAAAACAACGTGGGACAATGTTGTGACAAGTTGCCACGAATGTAATTTTAAAAAAGGAGGCATGCTTCCCAAAGAAGCCGGTTTGCGGCTGGCACGCTCTCCTTATCGTCCCAACACTTTTCCCTTTTCTCTTTTGCTTACCAAACCAAACCTCCACCATGCATGGAGGCCCTTTCTCAATATCGTTGATTTCAGTTATTGGAACGTAGAGCTAGAACCTTAA